Proteins encoded by one window of Salmonirosea aquatica:
- a CDS encoding RNA polymerase sigma factor — protein METKLYTDRHVDLVERCKLGERKAQHELYRHYSKAMFNVCMRMLNHMGEAEDALQEAFVDAFTHIHQFRQQSTFGAWLKQIVVNKAINQLRSRKMQWIQLEEWQAADGELYGSEDGHDEHEDSVYEVERIRHTMQQLPEGYRVVLTLYLFEGYDHEEIGEVLGINEVTSRTQYMRAKRKLLELMK, from the coding sequence TTGGAAACAAAATTGTACACCGACCGACACGTCGACTTGGTGGAACGCTGTAAACTCGGTGAGCGCAAGGCGCAGCACGAGCTATACAGGCATTATTCCAAAGCCATGTTCAATGTCTGCATGAGGATGCTGAATCACATGGGGGAGGCAGAAGATGCCTTGCAGGAAGCGTTTGTAGATGCTTTTACGCACATCCATCAGTTCAGGCAGCAGTCTACCTTCGGAGCATGGCTGAAGCAGATTGTGGTAAATAAAGCCATCAATCAATTGCGAAGCCGGAAAATGCAATGGATCCAGCTGGAAGAGTGGCAGGCCGCCGACGGGGAACTGTACGGCTCGGAAGATGGCCATGACGAGCACGAAGACTCGGTGTACGAAGTGGAGCGAATCCGCCACACGATGCAGCAGTTACCGGAAGGGTACCGCGTGGTGCTGACCCTGTATTTGTTCGAAGGATACGATCACGAGGAAATTGGAGAAGTGCTGGGAATCAACGAAGTAACTTCAAGAACTCAGTACATGCGGGCCAAACGGAAATTACTGGAATTGATGAAATAG
- a CDS encoding DinB family protein yields the protein MTLDELKDAFTRTMQVYITALDRYTDEQFAAKPDEQEWSLGQMYEHLYGANTYFFLANVKRCLEQRKGQEGGEMNANGQNVFKYNSFPPIKVKVPEAVRGPEPVAKSRETYKVLFKGTLRDGLALADAAAADAGIYKTQHPVFGWMNVLEWFQGMETHARHHFRQQKEREDWLGITVV from the coding sequence ATGACCCTGGATGAATTAAAGGATGCTTTCACCCGCACCATGCAGGTATATATTACCGCACTGGACCGCTACACGGATGAACAGTTTGCGGCAAAGCCCGACGAACAAGAATGGTCGCTGGGGCAGATGTACGAGCACTTATACGGTGCGAACACATACTTTTTTCTGGCCAATGTGAAGCGATGTCTGGAACAACGTAAAGGACAGGAGGGCGGCGAAATGAACGCGAATGGCCAGAATGTTTTTAAGTACAACAGTTTCCCTCCCATCAAGGTCAAGGTACCCGAAGCCGTGCGCGGGCCTGAGCCTGTGGCCAAAAGCCGAGAGACGTACAAGGTACTCTTCAAAGGTACCCTGCGCGACGGGTTGGCCTTGGCCGATGCCGCCGCCGCTGATGCCGGTATCTACAAAACCCAGCATCCGGTGTTTGGCTGGATGAATGTGCTGGAATGGTTTCAGGGCATGGAAACGCACGCCCGGCATCATTTCCGTCAGCAGAAAGAACGGGAAGACTGGCTGGGGATAACGGTGGTCTGA